Within the Telopea speciosissima isolate NSW1024214 ecotype Mountain lineage chromosome 4, Tspe_v1, whole genome shotgun sequence genome, the region TTTTGATTATACTCTTAAATCTGACCACAGAGCTTCACTACTATCTTCTTTCTAGACCTGAGATAGAATCTGGTCACAGACCTGCAATCAGATTTGTTTTCCCACAGGTTTCAAGGACTATTTCTTACAGCACACACACTGGTGTCTTCCAGCCTTATTTCAGTTGCTAAAACATGGTGTTTTAAATTTCCCAACCCTACCTACCTTTGGTTTCTTATTCGGATATGGACTTAACTTCTATTTACTACTATTTCCTGGCCTGTGTATCCTTTCCACAGAAATTGAAGACAAGCATCATCAGTTGCTATCAAGTCCTTGATTCAgcctttcatcaaaaaaaaaaaaaaaagtccttgATTCAGCCTTCAAAACCTGAGTTTCTAATTCTGAACCCAGTGTTTCTTGATTGCTAACACAATTTCTGCAGGGTTTCCAACTTTAGTTTCTATTCTTGgaggtttctattttggttaatTAGTTTCTGGTTTTCTGGGATCTATTGCTCATCCCTACAGGTTTCTAAATCTGTTTTGAAAAGTTTCTATTTAGTTGGAATCCTAAAGTTCCATATGGCTTCAACAGGCAGGTATGATGCTCCAGTTGGTGACTTGAGATAATAATCAATATTGGTTGTCaataattaatttatatattttttaatgttCCAACATACAAGTTAAAGAACATTTTAAAGCTTTACCACTTTACCCATTTACCTGCAAGATAATGCAATTTCTTACCCATACCAAACCAGCTCCATCTCAATTCCTGGAATGAAACCACTGAATTCAGACAAAATACCTTTCCTAACACCAGCACTGTAAATCTGTCTTACTGTCCGGAGTTACAGCCCATATTTTGCCATAATAACCTGTGATGCCACAAATTGTCAAATCCCTCCACAAGGCACTACACATGAGTGCTAGATTTAAAAAACCCAGTGGTCCTACCAATTAGAgagtgtcccagtgcacgaggctcccgctactgcagggtctgggaggggccaatgtacgcagccttatccctgCGAGAGGCTGCTTCCatgttttgaacccgcaacttgatggttgcaatagtgcaacttaaccattgcacaaggctcgcccactaaaCAGGTGTCACATGCACCCTTCTGAGAAACCAGACATGGTTTCTTTCAAGATAAGCACATTTATATTTATCCACTAAAATAAATTGTCTTACAATGGTCTACAGCTAGTTTTTTCCCACAGCATTCTATCACTCGACCACATATGGCCTTATAGAAGTATATTTAGTGCCTAGAGAAAGCCCTAGATATATAGTTGGTGAAGAACCTACCACTCGGTCAAGTTCTATAGCCAACTCTTCATATTTCTTGGATCATAAAATGAAATAGCCCCTTCTCTAAATTCCTAGATATTCCATAGTAAAATCCATATATGAAATAATGAGAATATAAAGCCTCAAGCCGTGTAAGAGTTTTTATGTAAATCTTGGTAAACATATGTGGTGTGTGCTCATGTATGCTTGATTGTTCCTTGATGAAGATGTATGATAATTTAGAGCCTTAGAAAAGAGATCTTCTTTTCTCCAAACCAACAATTgcttattgaaaataaaataacaaaaaaaaagattaaagtTTGAGGTCTACAAATTTATGAGAAAAGTGTAGCAAAATGGTGGTGTGCTAACCATGACACAATAGCCTCCTAGTTTGAGGCCATGTGAAGAGATGATGTGGCTAATCTGAACATCTGATTGATAAGATCCCCCTGATTTGAACAAATGTTAGATTTGGTTGTCCAACTCACTGTACCTTCCTCATATTTTCAGGCATTAAACCATCTTTCAACTTTCCAACCATCTggaagcattttttttttgtcacacAGTAAAAGCTATTTAGCTGCCAGGGAAACTGCAAAGTGGCTGTTATAATCAGCCTTTGTTTTAAGCTTGCCATAATGTTCATTTTGCCACTAACTTTCCCATAAATTCATATATGAAGAATTTAGAAGTAAAATGTCAAAAACAAATTCGCAACTAAACTAGTTTTACTGACATACAAATTTGAAGATTATTACCATTGTCAATATCTTCTAGCATGCTAAGGTGTTGAAATGAAAGTGAGCATTCCTTCTTAGGAAGGACACCCCATGAACACAATATGAACCTGcaatataattaaaataagaaCACCACCATCAGGATCACCACCATAGAATACCCATAATATGAAATGTATGTATTTAACTGCTCATTCAGTTTTCAGCAGCATTGCTGTATCCTACAAGGAATTTCTCCTCctataggggggggggggggggaaatcaTTCTTACAACAAAGAACCCTCTTCACTTGTCTAACTGGATACTGCAAGGAGAATAAATAAACATGGATGCTGAAGAGCTTCGATCACTCATGAACTGGATCACTGCTACCTTCCATGGTATGACAACCATAGCGGTTTAGAGTTCAGGTTTATGAAGCCAAAATAGACTTAGCAAGACAATCCAATGCACTGCATTGCCCAAACAGGACAATCACATTGCTCCCATTCCCATGTAACAGAAATTCTGCCAATCCAGTAATGGAACTGCAGAATCCATTTAATCATTTCACCTCAATTTGGCTTGATCCAGGTTTCTTCAAGATCCTTAATCCAATCATCTCATTCCTCACTCTTTCAACATCATCCCATCTCTTGGCTTCAGCATAAGTATTTGATAACAAAACCCAATCTCCATCTCTAAGAGGCTCCAGCACAGCAAGCCTTCGAAAGGCTTCCTCTGCCAACTCGACATGCCCATAGTTCCGGCAAGCACCCAGCAATGTTCGCCAGAGGACAGAGTTAGCATCAAATGGCATTGTTTTGATAATGTGATATGCTTCATCCAGCAAACCACATCTGCTaagaagatcaaccatgcaTCCATAATGCTTAATATCAGGCCTGATCTTGTACTCCCCAATCATACGGGCAAAATATTGACGACCCTCTTCAACCAGGCCTTTATGGCTACAGGCAATCAGAACACCAATAAAGGTGATGCGGTTGGGCCTAACCTCATCAAATCTCATCTCCATGGTTGAAAACAACTCCAGTGCTTCCTCACAGTAACCATGAACAGCCAAAGCCACAATCATCGAGTTCCAACAACTTACATGCTTCATCTTCATCCCATCGAAAACCTCCCAAGCAAAATTCAAGCTCCCACACTTTGCATACATATCCAGCAGAGCATTCCCTAAGAACCCTTCAATCTTAAACTCTTGTCTTTTCAATAGCTCATGAATCTCCCTTCCGAAGCCCAGTGCTCCCATTTCTGCACATGCCCCAAGAACAGATGTGAGTGTTATATCTGTTGCTTCAACCCTACAAGCCTGCATTTGACGAAAGAGCTCCAGTGCCCCATTGTAATCTTTACTCTGAACATAACCAGCAATCATTGAATTCCAAGAAACAGCATCCTTTTCAGGCATTTCTTCAAACATCCTCCTTGCAGCTTCAATATTACATAATTTGACATAACGAGCAATCAGGGTATTCCAAGAAACCACATTTTTAACAGGAATCGAATGCAGCAGCAAATCTGCTGACTCAAAATCATTTATCCGATCATATGCTGCAATCATGGTATTCCATGAAGCAACTgtcttctcctccatttcatCAAACACCTGGCGTGCAAGATCAAGGAACCCAAGATGGGAATATAAATGAATTAACGAATTCTGGACAAAATGATCAAGGACAAAGCCTGTCTGAAGGGCCCTACCATGAATCTCAGCTCCTTTAACAGAAATTTCGAACCCGTAAAGCTTCTCGTCCTCTTCCCTCCTAGGAAAAACTCTAGCACAGGCCTTAAGAACATATGGGTAAGTGAAATGATCGGACGTGACGTTCATACGTTGCATTTGGTTGTAGAGAAAGATGGCTTCAATTGGAAAGATGCTCTGAGAGTAAGCTCTGAGCATGGTATTGCAAAGGAAGGTATCTTCCATGGTGGTTTCCTCGAAGATAGCCCTGGCATATGCAAGGCTTCCTGAGGTCGATAAAGCAGAGAAGGTGATGAATTTGGCAATAACTGAAGGGTACCCAGTGAGACCTGTTTTGGTGATAAGAGCTTGAGTTTGCCCCAGTTCTCTCATAGTGGAAAGTTGTTGAAGTATGGACAAGACGGATGAAACAATGGCTCTCCACATCTTCCATGTCTGATGGTTAAAGCGATTTCAAACGGTTCAAACTCAAACAGACAAGACTACCTCGATTATTCAGAGAATTCGATTTCTGACAAACGCATTAAGCAGGAACGCACCCATAAAATTTCAAAGCGAAGGACTCGAAAATGGATGTTTTTAAACCAGAAGGACCCATCTCTGTAACTGTAACTAGCGCGACTATGAGGGCTCTGTGGGTCTGTGGCAAAATTTGCAATATTTACTGGTTTCTCACTTGATGGTTGGTTGGATCGGTTCAAGGGTGTATAGATTGGATCGGGATCTTGGAGAGCCCAATGAGCTAAACGAAGGCTGGGCTGGCTCTATACGCATCTGAGGGGTGCACAATCACACATCCggaggattgagctcctctccagggagcccagcacgttCAGGGGGTATCCAGCCGTTGGACTGTACTACACATATCCCTAAGCATGCAccaagatgtgtgcagcacagtcCAATCCTTGAGCGTGCCTTGGGTGCTGAGctcgctggagaggagccggatcccatCCGAGGAGGAGTGTTTCTTCTACAGGACCTAATGCCCGCAATACGGGGACTCCTCTTAGCTGCCAACTCAGCTTATCCTTTGTTGAGATAATCCCATTCATTGGTAGACGGTGGACCCTGTTACTTTACGTAATGGCAGCCTAGACCGTTCCACAAGGAAGAAGCCGGAAACACCATCTTTATGCTCCTTGCAGTTTCTCTGATAACGGCAACCCATCCAACATGCTTGGCCCTTATACAATCATGCACGTCAATGAGGCAATTCCTCCAAATTCATGCCCAAATGATCCGAAATTTTTTATTCgaagacccatttgcagccaGCAAATTGGTCGAGTTCTGTGCTGTTTCAGACTTTGGAAACCTTCATTACGCCCACAAGTTGTTCGCTGAAATTTCTCATCCAAACACTTTCACTTGGAACACAATTATCAGAGGCTATGCCAAATCTCCCTACCCCAAACCCTCTCTACATCTCTTCAATCAAATGCTACAGTCTGGTTCCACCCCGAATTCCTTCACCTTCTCCTTTGTAATCAAAGCCTGTTCTCATCTCGCTGCCTACGATGAAGGCCGGCAACTCCATGGCTTTATCTTAAAGTCTGGAGTTGATAGTGACTTGTTCTCTACCAATGGCTTAATCCACATGTATGCAGCTTGTAGAAAGATTAGTCTTGCCCGGAGATTGTTCGACACCAGTTATGACAAAGACTCAGCTTCTTGGAGTTCAATTTTGTCTGGGTATGTTAATTGCGGGCTTATCGAACAGGCTCGTCAGTTGTTCGATGAGATGCCTGAAAGGGGTATTGTTTCTTGGAATGCTATGATTAATGGGTATTGCAAATGTGGCAAAATTGAAGCTGCTAGGGAGCTTTTCAACTGGATGCCTTCTCGGAATGTAGAGTCTTGGAATACCTTGATTGCTGGGTATGCTAAGTGTAGTCTTCTTCATTGTTCTCGCAATTTGTTTGATGAGATGCCTACAAGAAATATTGTTTCTTGGAGCACCATGATAACTGCATATGCACAAGGGGCCCAGCCTAATGAGGCCTTGGCTTTGtttgagaaaatgaaaaatgccaAGGTGACGCCCAATTGGGCTGCCCTAGTGAGTGCGCTATCGGCTTGTGCACAGCTTGGAGCCTTGGATCAAGGCAAAAGGATCCATCTCTTTGTAGACC harbors:
- the LOC122657326 gene encoding pentatricopeptide repeat-containing protein At5g15300-like produces the protein MWRAIVSSVLSILQQLSTMRELGQTQALITKTGLTGYPSVIAKFITFSALSTSGSLAYARAIFEETTMEDTFLCNTMLRAYSQSIFPIEAIFLYNQMQRMNVTSDHFTYPYVLKACARVFPRREEDEKLYGFEISVKGAEIHGRALQTGFVLDHFVQNSLIHLYSHLGFLDLARQVFDEMEEKTVASWNTMIAAYDRINDFESADLLLHSIPVKNVVSWNTLIARYVKLCNIEAARRMFEEMPEKDAVSWNSMIAGYVQSKDYNGALELFRQMQACRVEATDITLTSVLGACAEMGALGFGREIHELLKRQEFKIEGFLGNALLDMYAKCGSLNFAWEVFDGMKMKHVSCWNSMIVALAVHGYCEEALELFSTMEMRFDEVRPNRITFIGVLIACSHKGLVEEGRQYFARMIGEYKIRPDIKHYGCMVDLLSRCGLLDEAYHIIKTMPFDANSVLWRTLLGACRNYGHVELAEEAFRRLAVLEPLRDGDWVLLSNTYAEAKRWDDVERVRNEMIGLRILKKPGSSQIEVK